The Panthera uncia isolate 11264 chromosome C2, Puncia_PCG_1.0, whole genome shotgun sequence genome contains a region encoding:
- the LOC125921304 gene encoding LOW QUALITY PROTEIN: tripartite motif-containing protein 77-like (The sequence of the model RefSeq protein was modified relative to this genomic sequence to represent the inferred CDS: inserted 3 bases in 2 codons), with amino-acid sequence MGSGWWGQTGTGKRASRRRLTGRNMDSTFVRCAPSLLICSICKDYFTDPVTINCGHSFCTPCLCLLWEDPQHPTCCPVCRAVSPCMDFKSIISAEGQARAKKESVAKQLPRSARQVCWIHQALKNIFCPTDKSLLCLQCSHSPGHTTHIHCPVSQVAEHCREKLLMQMKSIWXKQRNQRNINKEYNLLRVWQGFVNLRMVMIKAEYPKVYQYLHKEKQKHLESLAIEGKIIFHRLWRNVARMLQMGKLLKRIYEELKEMCLKADVHLLQDLEDIIKRSQLVQAHLPQPVDPQLSEWTITGMSERLNNFRVYITFDDNIRNYRVPLFEDLRRLQCCPDQDLRRSPASSQYKPSWAAQAAFTSGKYYWEVDVGNSQNWIKGLCRESWTKHHNLLLNSEGIFLLLCXNVDNHCRLFSASLPLCHYIPRPQGLVGVFLDYEFGIVSFVNVAKSSLICNFLSCSFSFPLRPFICYGPK; translated from the exons ATGGGTTCTGGGTGGTGGGGGCAGACAGGAACAGGCAAGAGAGCTTCCCGGAGAAGACTGACAGGAAGAAACATGGATTCTACTTTTGTGCGCTGCGCCCCCAGTCTGCTTATCTGTTCCATCTGCAAGGACTATTTCACAGACCCTGTCACCATTAACTGTGGACACAGCTTTTGTACTCCGTGTCTCTGCCTCCTGTGGGAAGATCCCCAGCATCCTACCTGTTGCCCTGTATGCAGGGCAGTATCTCCATGCATGGACTTCAAAAGCATTATTTCTGCTGAGGGACAAGCTCGGGCTAAAAAAGAATCAGTTGCCAAGCAGTTACCAAGGTCTGCCAGGCAGGTGTGTTGGATACACCAAGCACTAAAGAATATCTTCTGTCCAACTGACAAGAGCCTGCTGTGTTTGCAATGCTCTCATTCGCCAGGGCATACCACTCACATACACTGTCCAGTTTCACAGGTCGCTGAGCACTGCAGGGAGAAACTTCTGATGCAAATGAAATCTATtt aaaaacagagaaatcagagaaatataaacaaagagtACAACTTACTTAGAGTATGGCAGGGTTTTGTAAATCTAAGGATGGTGATGATCAAGGCTGAATACCCTAAGGTGTACCAATACCtccacaaagaaaagcaaaaacatttagAGAGCCTGGCAATTGAAGGCAAGATAATTTTTCATCGCCTCTGGAGAAATGTAGCTAGAATGCTTCAAATGGGGAAACTCCTGAAAAGAATCTATGAGGAGCTGAAGGAAATGTGCCTCAAAGCAGATGTGCACCTGCTCCAGGATTTGGAAGACATCATAAAAAGGAGTCAGTTAGTGCAGGCGCACTTGCCCCAGCCTGTGGACCCACAGCTCAGTGAGTGGACAATCACTGGGATGTCTGAAAGGCTTAACAACTTCCGAGTGTATATTACATTTGATGATAACATAAGGAATTACCGTGTGCCTCTGTTTGAAGACCTGAGACGTTTGCAGTGCTGTCCTGACCAAGACCTGCGCCGCAGTCCAGCGAGTTCACAGTATAAGCCTTCCTGGGCAGCTCAGGCTGCCTTCACCTCTGGCAAATATTACTGGGAGGTGGATGTGGGAAACTCTCAGAATTGGATTAAAGGACTTTGCAGGGAATCCTGGACAAAACACCATAACTTGCTGCTCAACTCTGAGGGTATCTTTCTACTTCTGTG CAACGTGGATAACCATTGCcgtctcttctctgcctccctgccacTGTGCCACtacattccaagaccccaggGCTTGGTAGGGGTGTTTTTAGATTATGAATTTGGTATAGTAAGCTTTGTTAATGTTGCCAAAAGTTCCCTCATTTGTAATTtcctttcctgttccttttccttccctctcagaCCTTTCATTTGTTATGGACCCAAATGA